One stretch of Rosistilla oblonga DNA includes these proteins:
- the xerC gene encoding tyrosine recombinase XerC: protein MRSAIPQFLQYLAHERNASDLTIKAYREDLFGLVEFLEDQRGSTPKPQDLSPQDLRGYQAALQEADYARNTISRKLASLRSFYRFAQRQELATTNPASPLRNPRRQRKLPHVLSGGEVNRILKTPPTNDPNGLRDRAILETLYSAGLRVSELVGLNDGDLDFDQQIIRVRGKGRKERMSPLGSFAIRALRRYMPTRNRDPKEPQSPSAATFLNRFGRRLTTRSVGRMLEKHIQVAGLDTRTSPHTLRHSFATHLLDAGADIRSVQELLGHKSLATTQIYTHVSAANLLAIYEKAHPRAR, encoded by the coding sequence ATGCGTAGCGCTATCCCCCAGTTCTTGCAATACCTTGCACATGAACGCAACGCTTCGGATCTGACGATCAAGGCCTACCGCGAAGATCTGTTTGGGTTGGTCGAGTTCCTCGAGGATCAGCGTGGCAGCACGCCGAAGCCGCAGGACCTGTCGCCGCAAGACCTCCGCGGCTACCAGGCGGCGTTGCAAGAGGCGGATTACGCCCGCAACACGATCTCGCGGAAACTGGCTTCGCTGCGAAGCTTTTACCGCTTTGCCCAGCGGCAGGAACTGGCGACGACCAACCCTGCCAGCCCGCTGCGGAATCCGCGACGGCAGCGGAAACTGCCGCACGTCCTCTCGGGGGGCGAAGTCAATCGGATCCTCAAGACGCCGCCGACGAACGACCCCAACGGCCTCCGCGACCGCGCGATCCTGGAAACGCTGTACAGCGCCGGGCTGCGTGTTAGCGAATTGGTCGGGCTGAACGACGGCGATCTCGACTTCGACCAACAGATCATTCGCGTTCGCGGTAAGGGCCGCAAGGAACGGATGAGCCCGTTGGGTTCGTTTGCCATCCGCGCCCTGCGACGTTACATGCCGACTCGCAATCGCGATCCGAAAGAGCCTCAGTCCCCTTCGGCCGCTACGTTTTTGAACCGCTTCGGTCGCCGATTGACCACGCGCAGCGTCGGCCGGATGCTGGAAAAACACATCCAGGTCGCGGGGCTCGACACACGAACCAGCCCGCACACGCTGCGGCACAGCTTTGCCACGCATCTGTTAGACGCAGGCGCCGACATCCGTAGCGTTCAGGAATTGCTCGGGCACAAGAGCCTGGCGACCACGCAGATCTACACGCACGTCAGCGCCGCCAACCTGTTGGCGATCTACGAAAAAGCTCATCCGCGAGCTCGATAG
- the rdgB gene encoding RdgB/HAM1 family non-canonical purine NTP pyrophosphatase has protein sequence MFELVLGTGNRKKAIEIQAVMPADRVRLTTLADWPTAIEVVEDGDSFAENARLKSTQQAKHLGQWVLGEDSGLSVDALDGAPGIYSARFSGDDATDEKNNDLLLERLEGVPLERRTAYYNCYLSLSDPDGNERLTANGKCCGRIIQQRHGTHGFGYDPMFEIPEYHLTFGQLGPSVKKALSHRARALREFIPQLRRLLDQLAGE, from the coding sequence ATGTTTGAATTAGTACTAGGGACGGGGAATCGCAAAAAGGCGATCGAGATCCAAGCCGTGATGCCAGCCGATCGAGTTCGCTTGACCACGTTGGCCGATTGGCCCACGGCGATCGAAGTCGTCGAGGATGGAGATTCGTTCGCCGAGAACGCACGGCTGAAGTCGACTCAACAGGCCAAGCATCTGGGCCAGTGGGTGCTCGGCGAAGACAGCGGTCTGTCGGTCGACGCCCTCGATGGGGCGCCGGGGATCTACAGCGCTCGCTTCTCGGGGGACGATGCGACCGACGAAAAGAACAACGATCTTTTGTTGGAGCGTTTGGAAGGCGTGCCGCTGGAGCGCCGCACCGCCTATTACAACTGCTACCTCAGTCTTTCGGATCCCGACGGGAACGAACGACTGACCGCCAACGGGAAGTGTTGCGGCCGGATTATCCAACAGCGTCACGGGACGCACGGTTTTGGATACGACCCGATGTTCGAGATCCCCGAGTATCACTTGACCTTCGGGCAATTGGGGCCGAGCGTGAAGAAGGCGCTCAGCCATCGAGCGCGTGCGCTGCGGGAATTCATTCCGCAGCTTCGCCGGCTGTTAGATCAACTGGCTGGGGAGTGA
- a CDS encoding MotA/TolQ/ExbB proton channel family protein, translated as MSFFKIPCPKCNKSLKVSIDLAGKSRACPYCRATVRIPDAEPMEAAETASGFPNINLGEKPAAAKPAAAATPPSLPNVSTAPVAAAAAAPAGKKRHVKAKRPQKSWFSAGNGEAASSDVSLVISGLIGAVATVIWLGLMYPLRQFQFGQLFWDRGPVPFPTTLLMFWALAILFLKWLNLKKQKDAMLLDVLPVEISNEITIDSLDRFIMNINELPGASSDTFLVNRVVRGIEHFRVRKSAAETVTMMESQSAIDANNVAGSYTILKVFIWSLPILGFIGTVMGVSAAVASLATSLSGGGNMDAMKAALQDVFGGLGTAFDTTLLALIMSMLVKLPASALQKSEEDLISNVDEYCNENLLRRLNDGREGGAERGVGGASSGGDVAIFRAAVEQALGTQHAEMERWLKKLDAIGTSLTSQVSKGWDEVNGRIEQQQQQHVAMLQKQTLDQQAVLQAQLDQMANAAEKIQGTLANLADQAASMNTNVSGTFAHSQNTMQEHLAGLDRGLSSLSGVLEKLGDQQVVVQQVETRRSGWFGGGSKKASRNGRR; from the coding sequence GTGTCGTTCTTCAAAATCCCCTGTCCCAAGTGCAATAAGTCGCTCAAGGTTTCCATCGATCTGGCGGGCAAGAGCCGCGCATGTCCCTATTGTCGGGCGACGGTTCGGATCCCCGATGCCGAACCGATGGAAGCTGCGGAAACTGCCAGCGGATTCCCCAATATCAACTTGGGCGAGAAGCCAGCCGCGGCAAAGCCGGCTGCCGCCGCGACGCCTCCGTCACTTCCCAACGTCTCGACAGCTCCAGTTGCCGCCGCAGCAGCAGCGCCGGCGGGAAAGAAGCGTCACGTCAAAGCGAAACGCCCACAGAAGAGCTGGTTCAGCGCGGGCAATGGCGAAGCGGCCAGCAGCGACGTCAGCCTGGTGATCAGCGGATTGATCGGTGCAGTGGCGACGGTCATCTGGCTGGGGCTGATGTACCCGCTGCGACAGTTTCAGTTCGGTCAGCTGTTTTGGGATCGTGGCCCGGTCCCCTTCCCGACGACTCTGTTGATGTTCTGGGCGTTGGCGATCCTGTTCCTGAAATGGTTGAACCTGAAGAAACAGAAAGACGCGATGCTGTTGGACGTCCTGCCGGTGGAAATCTCCAACGAGATCACGATCGATTCGTTGGACCGGTTCATCATGAACATCAACGAACTGCCCGGAGCGTCGAGCGACACGTTTTTGGTCAACCGCGTGGTCCGCGGCATCGAGCACTTCCGCGTCCGCAAAAGCGCCGCCGAAACTGTCACGATGATGGAATCGCAATCGGCGATCGATGCGAACAACGTCGCCGGTAGTTATACGATTCTGAAGGTCTTCATTTGGTCGCTGCCGATCTTGGGCTTTATCGGTACGGTGATGGGCGTTAGTGCGGCGGTTGCCAGTCTGGCGACCAGCCTCAGCGGCGGCGGCAACATGGACGCGATGAAGGCTGCGTTGCAGGACGTCTTCGGTGGTCTGGGAACCGCGTTTGATACGACGTTGTTGGCGCTGATCATGAGTATGTTGGTCAAGCTGCCCGCGTCGGCGCTGCAGAAGAGCGAAGAGGATCTGATCTCGAATGTCGACGAATATTGCAACGAGAACCTGTTGCGACGGTTGAACGACGGTCGCGAAGGGGGCGCCGAACGAGGCGTTGGTGGAGCCAGCAGTGGCGGCGACGTGGCGATCTTCCGCGCGGCGGTCGAACAGGCGCTGGGAACTCAGCACGCCGAGATGGAACGCTGGTTGAAGAAGCTCGACGCGATCGGGACCAGCTTGACCTCGCAGGTCTCCAAAGGCTGGGACGAAGTCAACGGTCGGATCGAACAACAGCAACAACAACACGTTGCGATGCTGCAAAAACAGACGCTCGATCAGCAAGCGGTACTGCAGGCGCAATTGGATCAGATGGCCAACGCGGCGGAGAAGATTCAAGGCACGCTGGCGAATCTCGCCGATCAAGCGGCCAGCATGAACACCAACGTCAGTGGCACGTTTGCTCATTCGCAGAACACGATGCAGGAACACCTGGCGGGACTCGACCGCGGGCTCTCGAGCCTCAGCGGCGTGCTGGAGAAACTGGGAGACCAGCAGGTGGTTGTGCAACAAGTCGAAACCCGCCGCTCCGGTTGGTTTGGCGGTGGTTCGAAGAAGGCTTCGCGAAACGGAAGGCGATAG
- a CDS encoding prolyl oligopeptidase family serine peptidase gives MLLSTLVLADGPQDNLAKTVRPVPPLGVELSAADSKELLDGLADLDAKIQQIRDAKHPLGQALLPDVEIFSRAIRDAVAHRELFAERDINKARQVLAEGIARADALASGKAPWTTQTGLVVRGFRSRIDDTVQPYGMVVPESYAFSGATKHRLDLWLHGRGERSSEAVFIHERMNQVGRISPADTLVLHPYGRYCNAFKFAGEIDVLEALRHARTQYRVDNDRVSVRGFSMGGAGCWQLAVHYPDLFFAANPGAGFSETPEFLRTFQNETLDPTWYEKKLWQMYDCTGYAANLFNLPTVAYSGELDKQKQAADIMEQAMQREGLRLTHLIGPQTKHTIHPDSLQLIERKLASLARVGRDRLPETIDFVTYTLRYNKSFWLTVTELDSHWEKATVRGGLRGPGNTVRLSVAGVNGLRIELPAGESPFDPRHPVNLELTVTGAGGAGEGFSQTQTIVGPQPESDRSWVCEVYRDGSTWKLGRRPTTGLQKRHALQGPIDDAFMDRFILVEPTSSAAHPAIDAWTRAEFQRMVTEWRRQFRGDAIVRRDVDLTDEEIANCHLILFGDPSSNSVLGSIADKLPIGWNDKTVTVGKQQFDAEHHAPVMIYPNPKNPNRYVVLNSGFTYRTFAYLNNARQVPKLPDWAVIDVRTPADSLWPGKVVDANFFDESWKLR, from the coding sequence ATGCTTCTCTCAACCCTCGTTTTGGCCGACGGGCCACAGGATAACCTTGCGAAAACGGTTCGTCCGGTGCCGCCGCTGGGCGTCGAATTATCAGCAGCCGACAGCAAGGAACTGCTCGACGGATTGGCCGATCTCGACGCGAAGATCCAGCAGATTCGCGATGCCAAGCATCCGCTGGGGCAAGCGTTGCTGCCCGACGTCGAGATCTTCTCCCGCGCGATCCGCGATGCCGTCGCCCATCGCGAGCTGTTCGCCGAACGTGACATCAACAAGGCGCGGCAGGTTCTGGCCGAAGGAATCGCTCGAGCCGATGCGTTGGCGTCGGGCAAAGCCCCATGGACGACGCAGACTGGACTGGTCGTCCGAGGATTTCGCTCTCGCATCGACGACACCGTCCAGCCCTACGGAATGGTCGTCCCCGAAAGTTATGCGTTCTCCGGAGCGACGAAGCATCGCTTGGATCTATGGCTGCACGGCCGTGGCGAACGGAGTTCCGAGGCTGTCTTTATCCATGAACGGATGAACCAAGTCGGCCGGATTTCGCCAGCCGACACGCTGGTTCTGCATCCCTACGGCCGGTACTGCAACGCCTTCAAATTCGCTGGCGAGATCGACGTCCTCGAAGCCTTGCGGCACGCTCGCACGCAATACCGCGTCGACAACGATCGAGTCAGCGTTCGCGGGTTCTCCATGGGTGGAGCCGGTTGTTGGCAGCTGGCCGTTCACTATCCCGACCTGTTCTTCGCCGCAAACCCTGGGGCTGGCTTCTCCGAGACGCCTGAGTTCCTGCGAACCTTCCAAAACGAAACGCTCGATCCGACCTGGTACGAGAAAAAGCTGTGGCAGATGTACGACTGCACCGGCTACGCCGCCAACCTGTTTAATCTGCCAACAGTCGCCTACAGCGGCGAACTGGACAAGCAGAAACAGGCGGCCGACATCATGGAACAAGCGATGCAGCGGGAGGGATTGCGTTTGACGCATCTGATCGGCCCGCAGACCAAGCACACGATCCATCCCGATTCGCTGCAGTTGATCGAGCGGAAACTTGCCAGTCTCGCCCGCGTCGGACGCGACCGATTGCCCGAGACGATCGATTTTGTGACCTACACGCTGCGTTACAACAAGTCGTTCTGGCTGACCGTCACCGAGCTCGATTCGCACTGGGAGAAGGCAACGGTTCGCGGCGGTTTGCGCGGACCGGGCAACACGGTTCGCTTGAGCGTTGCCGGAGTTAACGGACTGCGGATCGAGCTGCCGGCGGGCGAGAGTCCCTTCGATCCGCGGCATCCGGTGAACTTGGAACTGACCGTCACGGGGGCGGGCGGCGCAGGTGAAGGCTTTTCGCAAACGCAGACCATCGTCGGACCGCAGCCCGAATCGGATCGATCTTGGGTTTGCGAAGTCTACCGCGACGGATCGACTTGGAAATTGGGCCGTCGCCCCACGACGGGACTTCAGAAACGCCACGCGTTGCAGGGTCCGATCGACGATGCGTTTATGGACCGCTTCATCCTTGTTGAACCGACCTCGTCGGCAGCCCATCCGGCGATCGACGCTTGGACACGCGCAGAGTTCCAAAGAATGGTCACCGAGTGGCGGCGGCAATTCCGCGGCGACGCGATCGTCCGTCGCGATGTCGATCTGACCGACGAAGAGATCGCCAATTGTCACTTGATCCTGTTTGGTGATCCGTCGAGCAATTCAGTACTGGGATCGATCGCCGACAAATTGCCGATCGGCTGGAACGACAAGACAGTCACCGTTGGCAAGCAGCAGTTCGACGCGGAACATCACGCTCCGGTAATGATCTATCCGAACCCGAAGAACCCGAACCGATACGTCGTGCTCAACAGCGGATTCACCTACCGCACGTTCGCCTATTTGAACAACGCACGACAAGTTCCCAAATTGCCCGACTGGGCGGTTATCGACGTGAGAACACCAGCCGATTCGCTGTGGCCCGGCAAAGTAGTCGACGCCAACTTCTTCGACGAAAGCTGGAAGTTGCGGTAG
- a CDS encoding aspartate kinase: protein MSLIVQKFGGTSVADVEKIRAAARKAIRAHTQGHQVVTVVSAMGKNTDRLVELAYELNERPPAREMDVLLSTGEQVTVALMAMAIESLGYKAVSLTGAQMGIRTDNTFTKARIQSIDTQRIQGYLDAGNIVIAAGFQGIDDDFNITTLGRGGSDTTAVALAAVLGADTCEIYTDVDGVYTTDPRLLPEARRVEVVSYDEMLELASLGAGVMHNRSIEFAKKFGVPIHVRSSFSDTTGSMIVAECESESSPVCGAAMTKNEARVTILGVPDVPGTSLDIFSRIADRKIAVDMIVQNVGTEGRADLSFTVPNSELAVTLEAARDAIEKIGAQGVSFDENVSKISVVGLGMAQQTGVAHRMFSALAEAGINIYMITTSEIKISALVPRDKAQDALRVVHNTFKLDSVAEDARNWSRIQHDRSQTADLQSVVATLQDDTLEKLTLTDIALVPDQARITLLGVPDRPGIAADIFADVGKSGIFVDMIVQGYDGEDGTTSVSFTVPKADYANSRTVAEALCKKFNLRGTEGADDIAKLSVSGIGLRSHTSVGTIMFRTLAQAGVNIQMINTSELQVNVVIQSDKAAETERLLRETFAESLRS from the coding sequence ATGTCATTGATCGTTCAGAAATTTGGCGGCACCAGCGTTGCCGATGTCGAAAAGATTCGCGCCGCCGCTCGCAAAGCGATCCGCGCCCACACCCAGGGACACCAAGTTGTCACCGTCGTCAGCGCGATGGGCAAGAACACCGACCGCCTGGTCGAACTCGCCTACGAACTGAACGAACGGCCGCCGGCTCGCGAAATGGACGTGCTGCTGTCGACTGGCGAACAGGTGACCGTGGCGTTGATGGCGATGGCGATCGAATCGCTGGGCTACAAGGCGGTTAGCTTGACCGGGGCCCAGATGGGGATCCGTACCGACAACACCTTCACCAAAGCTCGCATCCAATCGATCGACACCCAGCGAATCCAAGGCTATCTCGATGCGGGCAACATCGTGATCGCTGCCGGTTTCCAAGGGATCGATGATGATTTCAACATCACCACGCTCGGCCGTGGCGGCAGCGACACCACGGCCGTTGCATTGGCGGCGGTATTGGGCGCCGACACGTGTGAAATCTACACCGACGTCGACGGCGTCTACACCACCGATCCGCGGCTGTTGCCCGAAGCTCGCCGCGTCGAAGTGGTCAGCTACGACGAGATGTTAGAACTGGCCAGCCTAGGGGCCGGCGTGATGCACAACCGCTCGATCGAATTCGCCAAGAAGTTTGGCGTTCCGATCCATGTTCGCAGCAGCTTCTCCGACACGACGGGTTCGATGATCGTCGCCGAATGCGAATCGGAATCGTCGCCGGTCTGCGGTGCGGCGATGACTAAGAACGAAGCTCGCGTGACGATCCTTGGCGTTCCCGACGTTCCCGGCACCAGCCTGGATATCTTTTCGCGGATCGCCGACCGCAAGATCGCTGTCGACATGATCGTTCAAAACGTGGGAACCGAAGGCCGGGCGGATCTCTCCTTCACCGTTCCGAACAGCGAACTGGCGGTCACGTTGGAAGCCGCCCGCGACGCGATCGAAAAGATCGGAGCCCAAGGCGTCTCGTTCGACGAAAACGTCAGCAAGATCTCGGTCGTCGGTTTGGGGATGGCACAGCAAACCGGCGTCGCCCATCGGATGTTCTCCGCTTTGGCCGAAGCGGGCATCAACATCTATATGATCACGACCAGCGAGATCAAGATCTCGGCACTTGTACCGCGCGATAAGGCTCAAGACGCGCTGCGCGTTGTCCACAACACGTTTAAGTTGGATAGCGTCGCCGAAGATGCTCGAAATTGGAGCCGAATTCAGCACGATCGCAGCCAGACCGCCGATCTGCAAAGCGTCGTCGCGACGCTGCAGGACGACACCCTGGAAAAGCTGACGCTGACCGATATCGCTCTGGTTCCCGACCAAGCGCGGATCACGCTGTTGGGTGTTCCCGACCGTCCCGGAATCGCAGCCGACATCTTTGCCGACGTCGGCAAGTCGGGGATCTTTGTCGACATGATCGTTCAAGGTTACGACGGCGAAGATGGCACGACAAGCGTCAGTTTCACCGTTCCCAAAGCCGACTACGCCAACAGCCGCACCGTGGCCGAAGCGCTGTGCAAGAAGTTCAACTTGCGTGGCACCGAAGGGGCGGACGACATCGCCAAGCTTTCGGTCAGCGGTATCGGGCTCCGCAGCCATACCAGCGTCGGCACGATCATGTTCCGCACCCTTGCCCAGGCAGGTGTGAATATCCAGATGATCAACACGTCGGAGCTGCAGGTGAACGTCGTGATCCAAAGCGACAAAGCTGCCGAGACCGAACGTCTGCTGCGAGAGACCTTCGCCGAATCGCTGCGATCGTAA
- a CDS encoding cofactor-independent phosphoglycerate mutase, with translation MKYVIIIPDGCADESLEALGGKTPLQAAQIPHMDAIAAAGTVGLSNNTPAHFPAGSEVANLCLLGYDPNQYFTGRAPLEAAAQGIELGPHDWAVRCNLVTIENQTMVDFTADHITTAEATELLKSLQEKLGSDQIQFVPGVSYRNLMLFRGSADSPAPFGQETRTSAPHDLTDLPVVDDFPRGPGSDMISELMAASHEIFADHPVNVARRAAGKRPATNVWLWGEGRAPSLPSFREAYGPQGVMITAVDLLRGIAAIVGWPRIEVAGATGYLDTDYAAKGQAAIEALKEYDLVCVHIEAPDEASHEGRHDAKIEALQQIDSQIVGPLHAALQSQGEYRILVMPDHPTFCSTKKHTHGMVPFAIAGSDTKADPAQTFDEVAAASTGKSFDQGWDLMKEFTGK, from the coding sequence ATGAAATATGTCATCATTATTCCCGACGGATGTGCGGACGAATCGCTCGAAGCGCTGGGTGGCAAAACCCCGCTGCAAGCAGCTCAGATTCCCCACATGGATGCGATCGCGGCCGCAGGCACGGTCGGTTTGAGCAACAATACGCCGGCTCATTTCCCTGCCGGGTCGGAAGTTGCGAACCTCTGCCTGCTGGGCTACGACCCCAATCAGTACTTCACCGGCCGGGCGCCGTTGGAAGCTGCTGCGCAAGGGATCGAGCTGGGCCCCCACGACTGGGCGGTTCGCTGCAACCTGGTCACGATCGAAAACCAGACGATGGTCGACTTCACCGCCGATCACATCACGACCGCCGAAGCGACCGAGCTGCTGAAATCGCTGCAGGAGAAACTGGGGAGCGATCAGATCCAGTTTGTCCCCGGCGTCAGCTACCGCAATCTGATGCTGTTTCGCGGTTCAGCCGATTCGCCCGCACCGTTCGGGCAGGAAACGCGGACCAGTGCCCCGCACGATCTGACTGATCTTCCGGTCGTCGACGATTTCCCGCGCGGTCCCGGCAGCGATATGATCAGCGAGCTGATGGCTGCTTCGCACGAGATCTTCGCCGATCACCCCGTCAACGTCGCCCGCCGCGCCGCCGGCAAACGTCCAGCGACCAATGTCTGGTTGTGGGGCGAGGGGCGTGCCCCCAGCTTGCCATCGTTTCGCGAAGCCTATGGCCCGCAAGGCGTGATGATCACGGCTGTCGATCTGCTGCGTGGAATCGCCGCGATCGTCGGCTGGCCGCGAATCGAAGTCGCTGGTGCGACAGGTTATTTGGATACCGATTACGCAGCCAAGGGACAAGCGGCGATCGAAGCGCTCAAGGAATACGATCTCGTCTGCGTTCACATCGAAGCTCCCGACGAAGCGAGCCACGAGGGGCGTCACGACGCGAAGATCGAAGCATTGCAGCAGATCGATTCGCAGATCGTCGGCCCGCTGCACGCGGCGCTTCAGTCGCAGGGTGAGTATCGGATTTTGGTGATGCCCGATCACCCGACCTTCTGTTCCACCAAGAAGCACACGCACGGCATGGTTCCGTTTGCGATCGCCGGTTCCGACACGAAGGCCGACCCGGCGCAAACGTTTGACGAAGTCGCTGCCGCATCGACCGGCAAAAGCTTCGACCAGGGATGGGACTTGATGAAAGAATTTACAGGCAAGTAG
- the lpxD gene encoding UDP-3-O-(3-hydroxymyristoyl)glucosamine N-acyltransferase, whose protein sequence is MKPIAIRQLANELAATVIGDDSLQITGANPIGEASASEITLLDNVERRSDLESTAASAVVVASELENCPLVQLIVPDVHAAFMEIVAKFRPSQIVAPAGISPHAVVDPSAQIADDATIGPGCVIGANVTIGPRCNLVSGVTVMSGCTLGSEVNLMPGVLLYENTILEDRVWIHGGSILGAFGFGYRQSEGKHIRTGQLGYVHVESDVEIGAAVTIDRGTYGATRIGTGTKIDNQVQIAHNVQVGRHNLICSQVGIAGSSSTGDYVVLAGQVGLKDHIKLGDGVIVGAQGGVMADCESGNVYLGSPATKQKEQMQIFAMWRRLPEMRRQIKTLEKQLSKMQDNSGSQTKAA, encoded by the coding sequence ATGAAGCCGATCGCCATCCGCCAGCTTGCAAACGAACTTGCCGCCACCGTGATCGGCGACGATTCGCTGCAGATCACCGGTGCCAACCCGATCGGCGAAGCATCGGCCAGCGAAATCACGCTGTTGGACAATGTTGAACGTCGGTCCGATTTGGAATCGACAGCAGCGTCGGCCGTTGTCGTCGCATCAGAACTCGAAAACTGTCCGCTGGTTCAGCTGATCGTGCCGGATGTTCACGCCGCGTTTATGGAGATCGTGGCAAAGTTCCGCCCCTCGCAGATCGTGGCACCTGCCGGAATCAGCCCCCACGCCGTCGTCGATCCTTCGGCGCAGATCGCCGACGATGCGACGATCGGCCCGGGATGCGTGATCGGTGCGAACGTCACGATCGGGCCTCGCTGCAATCTGGTTTCCGGCGTGACCGTAATGTCCGGCTGCACCTTGGGTTCGGAAGTCAACCTGATGCCGGGCGTGCTGCTGTATGAAAACACGATCCTCGAAGATCGCGTCTGGATTCACGGCGGTTCGATTTTGGGAGCCTTCGGTTTTGGATACCGCCAGTCCGAAGGAAAGCACATCCGCACCGGGCAGCTCGGTTACGTCCACGTCGAAAGCGATGTCGAGATCGGCGCCGCGGTGACGATCGATCGCGGAACCTATGGCGCGACGCGAATCGGAACCGGCACCAAGATCGACAACCAAGTGCAGATCGCTCACAACGTTCAGGTCGGTCGCCACAATCTGATCTGCTCGCAAGTCGGCATCGCCGGCAGCAGCAGCACCGGCGACTACGTCGTGTTGGCCGGGCAGGTTGGCCTGAAGGACCACATCAAACTGGGGGACGGCGTGATCGTGGGAGCTCAAGGTGGCGTGATGGCCGACTGCGAATCTGGCAACGTCTACCTGGGCAGCCCAGCGACGAAGCAGAAGGAACAAATGCAGATCTTCGCCATGTGGCGTCGTTTGCCGGAGATGCGTCGTCAAATCAAGACGCTCGAAAAGCAGCTGTCCAAAATGCAGGACAACAGCGGTTCGCAAACCAAAGCCGCTTAG
- a CDS encoding LpxI family protein, with the protein MNSAILSSPPTASASQSGSTVGLIAGWGRFPILVAESLKRQNHRVACAAIRGHACESLNDICDEVRWFGVAKMGGQLRFFRRHGVQRMTMAGKLFKADLMFQGSVWLRHLPDLFCIRTMAPHFITRRKDTRDDTLLTAVTDAYLARGIEVCPATDFAPELLVKQGHHSTQRLNNKQQADVRFGWTIAKQMGGLDIGQSITVKDQTVVAVEAVEGTDACIERSGKLCGKRGFTLIKVAKPQQDMRFDVPTIGPQTIELLAAAGGECIVIEADKTIVVDQDEVTRIANAHRIAIVAVNDADLAENENIFAA; encoded by the coding sequence ATGAATTCGGCAATCCTTTCCAGTCCGCCAACCGCAAGCGCTTCGCAGAGTGGCAGCACCGTCGGGCTGATCGCTGGATGGGGGCGATTCCCGATCCTGGTCGCCGAATCGCTGAAACGGCAGAACCATCGCGTCGCTTGTGCCGCAATCCGCGGCCACGCTTGCGAAAGCTTGAACGATATCTGCGATGAGGTCCGCTGGTTCGGCGTCGCCAAAATGGGAGGCCAGTTGCGGTTCTTCCGTCGTCATGGCGTCCAGCGGATGACGATGGCGGGCAAACTGTTCAAAGCCGACCTGATGTTCCAAGGTTCGGTTTGGCTGAGGCATCTGCCCGATCTGTTCTGCATCCGCACCATGGCACCTCACTTTATCACGCGCCGAAAAGACACGCGCGACGACACGCTACTGACCGCCGTCACCGACGCCTATCTGGCGCGCGGGATCGAGGTCTGCCCCGCCACCGATTTCGCTCCGGAGCTACTCGTGAAACAAGGCCACCATTCGACGCAGCGGTTGAACAACAAACAACAAGCCGACGTTCGCTTCGGCTGGACGATCGCCAAGCAGATGGGCGGCCTGGACATCGGCCAGAGCATCACCGTGAAGGATCAGACCGTGGTGGCTGTCGAAGCTGTCGAAGGGACCGACGCATGTATCGAGCGATCGGGCAAGCTGTGCGGCAAACGCGGCTTCACCCTGATCAAAGTCGCCAAGCCGCAGCAAGACATGCGATTCGACGTCCCCACGATCGGACCGCAAACGATCGAACTGCTGGCTGCCGCTGGCGGTGAATGCATCGTGATCGAAGCCGACAAGACGATTGTCGTCGACCAGGATGAGGTGACGCGAATCGCCAACGCCCACCGGATCGCGATCGTTGCCGTCAACGATGCCGACCTCGCGGAGAATGAGAACATTTTTGCGGCGTGA